The Thermoanaerobaculia bacterium nucleotide sequence CGATTTTTCGAGGGGGAATCCCGAGCCCGTCAAGCCGCTCTTCTCCCATCGGGACGACGTGACCCTGGCCAACCCCTTCGGCCCGGCGGTTCGGGGATGGGAGCGGGTCTCCGAAGCCCTGGACTTTGCTTCGGCGCGATTCCGGGACGGCAAGGTGATCGCCATCGAGACCATCGCGGAATATCCGGGCTCCGAGATCGCGACGATTCTCGAAGTCGAGCGGTGGATGGCCAAGGTCAGCGGAAGAGAAGACGTCTCGTTGTTCGTTCTTCGGGTGACGACCACCTTCCGACGCGAAGAGGGAGCCTGGAGGATCGTGCATCGGCATGCCGATCCCATCACGACTCCCCACCCCGACGGTCCGTTACGCCCGTCGTGACCTCGCCCGAACGCGGCCAGACGTGGGCCGTCCTTTTCGCCCGGCTGGTGCTCGGTCTCATCTTCTTCATGGCCGGCGCGTACAAGGTGTTCACGCTGACTCCCGCCGGTCACGTCCGGCGCTGGTTCCTGCCGTACACGGACACGTTCCTCCCCACCTGGTCGTTGTGGGCGGCGGGTCTCGCGATCCCGTTCGTCGAGCTCATCGCGGGCGGCCTGCTCCTCCTCGGCCTCGCGACCCGGCCGGCGCTCGTGTCGATCGGCTTCGTTCTCGCGATCGTCACGTTCGGCCACCTGCTCAAGGAACCTCTCTATCCGTTCCACGAACATGTCATTCCCCGTCTTGGGCTGCTCTTGTTCGTTCTCGTCGTCCCGGCCGATCGAGACCGGTTCTCACTCGACCACGTCCGTCGTCTTCGAGCGGAGCGGCGGAAGACCGCCGTCGGCGCGGGCCGGCCGTGACGACCGTCGCCGGCGTCGAATACGGGCTGCTCGAAGAGACCGAGTTCGGCGCGATGACCGCCCTGCTGGCCGACGTCTTCAGCCGTCGCGAGCCGCCCGCCGTCGCTGTCGGGTTGACCGCACGGGAGATCACGAATCTCGTGTCCGCATTCCGCAAGAAGGCCCTTGCCGAACGCCTCACGATCGTCGCGCGCGAAGCGCCCGCCGGCGACCTGCTGGGCGGCCTTCTCGTCGAGGATTTCGGGACGCCGCCTCCCCCGGGGATCGACGAGGCCGTCCCCGCGTTCGCGCCGATCGGCGCCCTGCTCGGGGGGCTCGACGCGCGCTACCGCGAATCCCGTTCCGTCGCCGAGGGCTCGCACCTCCACCTCTTCATGCTCGCCGTCGCCGATCGCGCGGCCGGCCGCGGCATCGCCCATCGGCTCGTCGCGGCCGCGCTGGCCAACGGCAGTCGCCGGGGCTACCGCTTCGCGGTCACGGAAGCGACCGGCCGCATCTCGCAGCACGTCTTTCGCAAGCTCGGTTTCCGGGACGTGCTGTCGGCGCCTTACGGAACGTTCCTGTTCGAGGGCCGACCCGTTTTCGCATCGATCGTCGGGCACGACGCGACCGTCCTGATGGAGCGGGAACTGTGACTCGCCGCGTGCGACGCGACGTGGGACGCCGAATCCTCACCGGAGCCGGAAGCCGATCCGGATGGTGAGGATCTCGTCGGCCGCGAACGGAGAGGATTCCCAGGTGAGCGTGGGACCTTCGAGGAGAATGTCCATGATTCCCGCATTGAAGGCGAAACCGAGGCGCGAGCCGGCGCTGAAGTAGTACGGACTTCCAGGGGAACCGTGGACGCCCGGCGACGGGTCGATCTCCGACTTCCCGCTGACTTTCGGCCCGTACTCGACCCTCACCGGCGTCAGCGCGACGCCGAGCGGGCCGAGCGCGTACCAGCGGAGGCTGGCGGCGAACGCGCCGGTGAAGTACGTCGAGTCGCCGGAGGTCCTCCGGTTGCCCACGCCGAGCGACACGGCCGGGGCCCACGGGAACCGCCCGTCCCACCGGTTGCGGTCCCACGCCAGCTCGCCGCCGATCAGGCCGTGCCCGTAGTGGCGCCCTTCGACGGCATTCCCGGGCGGACTGTCGACGGTCATCCCCGCGACCACGTACCACGATCGCGCCCGGCCCTCGAGATGCCCGTACGGCGCGGGGGGAGGCACCCACGACTC carries:
- a CDS encoding nuclear transport factor 2 family protein; translated protein: MDLQEIIARYHTALDDFSRGNPEPVKPLFSHRDDVTLANPFGPAVRGWERVSEALDFASARFRDGKVIAIETIAEYPGSEIATILEVERWMAKVSGREDVSLFVLRVTTTFRREEGAWRIVHRHADPITTPHPDGPLRPS
- a CDS encoding DoxX family membrane protein codes for the protein MTSPERGQTWAVLFARLVLGLIFFMAGAYKVFTLTPAGHVRRWFLPYTDTFLPTWSLWAAGLAIPFVELIAGGLLLLGLATRPALVSIGFVLAIVTFGHLLKEPLYPFHEHVIPRLGLLLFVLVVPADRDRFSLDHVRRLRAERRKTAVGAGRP
- a CDS encoding GNAT family N-acetyltransferase, with the translated sequence MTTVAGVEYGLLEETEFGAMTALLADVFSRREPPAVAVGLTAREITNLVSAFRKKALAERLTIVAREAPAGDLLGGLLVEDFGTPPPPGIDEAVPAFAPIGALLGGLDARYRESRSVAEGSHLHLFMLAVADRAAGRGIAHRLVAAALANGSRRGYRFAVTEATGRISQHVFRKLGFRDVLSAPYGTFLFEGRPVFASIVGHDATVLMEREL